TGCTCCGAGTGACATAATACTATTTTTCATTCAGGCTTACCAAAACTTCACAATCccaacaaaacataacaacaaacaCTGCGGTATATCATTCACTCATATTTGCGTGAGCAATCTActttaatattaaatttcattttattcataacaatttcatgaaatcctATGCGCAAAACGTCACATGAGTGTGAACGAAAAGTGATGTCACTGGTgactaaaaattttctaagaaCTTAGAAGAGAAGAGAATTTTCTGTGCACTAGAAATGTACCTGCATTCGTGGGTTTACTTACCTGCTCTTTCAGAACCTAGGACGAAACAAACTAGAGAGATATATTATTATGAAAACGAGTTCAGCGGCTCACAACTAACTTGTTGAcccaagaaaaatttgattcattAAAAATACTCAATTAAGTGTTTTGTGAATTGACCGGACGGATGAGGAGTTAGTACTCGGAATATGTTGAATGTGGAAGGATTTCGGACATTTAACTTTTTCCTTATTGAGTCTTTAGAGTCTGTTTGAAAGTTTTCCATTACCGCCTTCTGTCGAGAGAAAGGTCACTCGTAATTTAACTTGTGAATTTTATTgcgacttttttctttctgtacAGCTGCAGATGAAAGAAATCTCGTACCATTTCAATGTTTATCATGCGTATCGATTTTAAAAGCATCTCGTTATGTGTACCCACGAAAGCGATTTACTTAATTCGGtaatttttaagttaaattacaaaattgcaCATGATCCACCATACTAATTATATGTGTCATGTCCACTTTAACTTATCTGCTGAATACGCATTTATATGGTCAAGCAACtagtttctttttaatttacgTAATTTCATTGAGTTAACTAGTTCACCAATGTTGTTGAACAGGCCGGCAAATAATGCTTGTTTTATTGTTGTATTACTTAATGATAGTAAACGTGAACGCTATGTTTACAAGACTCACTTTTATTGTCTGGTCAGGGCTACCTTTtagttgattttcttttctttttttaataattttcgttttttacatTCATCGATAACGAATCTGCTTAATTTCAGATAAACTTCCTGTTATCGCAAGTGTTAGCGCTCTTCCTCGCATCGTTCTTCCGTTCGTTTTTACATCCGACAAAAGTACCATCTGGCATTCGACATATATACGGCTTATCGATTGGCCTGTGTTTGGGCTATTTTTGTTTCGGGCAACAAGCTATTCACATAGCCGGTCTTCCAGCCCTTTGTTACATTGTTATTCGTACCCAAAATCCTCAGATTGTTCAACGgtattgaataataaaatgcaTACGCTTCGATTGACTCTAAATCTGATCTTTATTTTAGTGTTGTTCTGGTCGTCTCAATGCTGTATCTGTCCTGCATTCATCTTCACAGACTTTTTTACGACTATGGATCAGCTACGGTGGACATTACTGGgtaaaattaacgaaatttcatcgctgaaaaattttcttcgacttttttCTCGCTTAGGCCACTGATGATTATCACACAAAAGGTGACGACTCTAGCGTTTAGCATACACGATGGCGTTTACCGGGATGAAAGTGAACTATCCAAGACACAACAATATCATGCTGTCCGCCAGTTGCCATCAGCGTTGGAGTATTTTGCGTACGTGCTGCATTTTCAGGGACTCATGGCTGGTCCTTTGGTCTTTTACCGAGATTACATCGAGTTCATTGAAGGTTCACATATTCTGAGGCATACACCGAGTAGTAATGTGAGTAAACCTCTTTTTACTAAGATCTTTCGTCGGGAGATTGGTTTTCGGAAGCggaaatgaaaaatggttttgttgtCTGCAGGGTAACTTGGATCAAAATTTGAACAGCAAAAAGATAATCATGGAACCATCACCAATGAAAGCAGTCGTGAAAAAAGTCATCGGCAGTTTGATCTGTGCATTTGTGTACATGAAGTTTGTCACGGTGTATCCAATAGATGCATTGAAaggtaaattttgttttcaatttcgcACCCCAAAACCCAATGCAGTAATGATCACGTTCCGGCAGACAAGGAATTCTCAACGGGTACatcatttttgtacaaaatgtgGTTCATAATGACATCCACAACCGTCACAAGATTCAAGTATTATCACGCCTGGCTGTTGGCCGATGCAATATGCAATAATTCGGGCCTTGGATTCAACGGCTATGACAAAGATGGCAACGTTAAATGGGACCTAATATCCAACATTAACGTTGTGTCATTTGAAGTGAGTTTGGTCTTCGTCTACAGCACCAACGGCGATTACTGATACCTCAACTTCTTTCTTATACCAACAGCTTGCTACAAATGTTAGAGATGCCATAAATAATTGGAACCTGGGAACTAATAGGTGGTTAAGAAACGTTGTGTACGACAGAGTACCCAAACAGTATGGAACATATTTAGTATTCGCTTTAAGTGCCTTATGGCATGGATTTTACCCTGGCTATTATATTACGTTTGCTTACATGGCGCTTGTAGTCACTGCAGCTAGAACGGTATGTTGCTAATTgaagatttatatttttacgTTTAGTAAGTGAGTAGTTGACATTTCTGACTTGTGTATGTTTCCGGGGTCGATCCCCTGAGGAGTGGATGAATTGTTATTTCAGAGATTTTCTTGTGTTTCCGTTGAAACTCCAGAAATTCCACTCAGAACGGATTGTTTTCGGTCTGACTGGAACCAGAACCTGATTTCGACCCTAACATCTCCGTCACCCGAACCTGAATTGGTTCGACCCGAATCTGAACTTTCAGGATGAATCGAGTCGGGTTCAGGTAACccgaaaattttctataaaatttgtgatttctGATTTAACAATTTCGGGTCATCCGAACTCGACCTAATCCATcgtgaaaatttcagattcaggtcaggttcgggtcgaaccTGAAAGTACCCCTTGCTAAGAAAACGTGTCTGCAGAATCTGTACACCGAAACGATACGCTGGCTCTTTGATTCTTTAGCAGTCAATCGAGTTGCAGTGTCtcataaaatcataattttatttctcgtTACAGGCCAGAAAACTCTTCCGATACCGCTTCCAAGATACAGCATTTAAGCGCcgattttatgatattttaaCTATTCTCATAACAAGAGTGTTTATGGGCTACACAACATTTCCCTTTGTTTTACTCGAGTTACAGGTACTGTGAATATATTCCGATTTTCGGCTCACAAAAGTCTCAATCAATTCTATTCGATTTTCCAGTCCAGCATCAGATTATTCGTGGATGTATATGGGTGCCTTCATCTAGTCGCTTTGTTCGTAAATATTGTCTTGCCGAAACTGTTGCAAGGCGAAAAACGATCAAATTCCTTAAAAGCCTCAACCGAGCAGACCAAAACTGTTGACAGTGCTGGACCGGTTGATGCATGTGATATtaatgaaacaacaaaaacaacatcaTCAACGGacaaattgaatgattttaaTAGAACTAACGGTATGAATGGAAATAAAGTTCTTGATAGCAAGAACGGTGTGAATGTTCGAGCAACCATGAACGGTGCAAACGATATGAACAATTTGTCGTACATGATACGTGAGAAGATTGACTGTGAGAcgagaaatattgaaaattttatcgataaaactgTGGACAAAACGGTTACGGGTATTGTTGAACTTAAAGATGATTTAATGAGTTACGGTAACGACGATCAAATCTATATGAATGCTGACGGTTTACGGCAGCGTAATGTTGACAGAAAATCggataatgaaaattttatcagaaaGGAAATTGAGGCTTTAAATAATGCTGTTCAACAGAACAATGTTTTACCTGCTGTTTTAAGCAATGGACATGCCAAATAAAACCTTATATCGTGACTTCACTGTACAATTCATCCCATTTAAAAACTGACTAAAATTTTTCCGACCTTTAAGTTTTGGGCCGGGCGGCAATgcaatttcaatatttcgtCTAAGCTTAGATTAAACGGGTGGGGGTAgaagtttttcatttaaaatcgGAATCGGAGTTGTATTGCCGCTTTGTTTGACATCattgatttacatttttattttggctaCTTACTGATGACCGAACCGGTCACGTATTCGTGTTGTTGtgattaacctgtcacatacggctattcatctgttatcgacaacaacgacaaaaatattgacaagctctgggtaatatggacctttatatagtaaaatgcatgtttaaaaaaattgaagtacaagatttgaaatcaacagattaaaaatactttgatcgatggaagtaatagacccgacagtaatactggtcatatgcttccCGTCTGTAATATTTCATTATAATCGAAACTGCGTGAAAATGACGAGATGATTATTTTAATCGACGCTGTTTGGGATGAAGTCAGATTTGGTGTATTTGCGCACTAACCATTTCGATCCGATGTTATTCACCATCCAACTATTTGTCTCACACGCTTACCAATGATCAATGATATTCCCATTTTTAAAAGGGGAATAGGTAATGATCCTGACGTCCTAGAATTGTCTTTCTTCCAAAATTGCAATCATGACGAAAATATACCTATTCGGACCCGTGGGTTATGCATGAAATTAATCATCATTTTTGTGAAGTAGTAGATGCAGCTCAAAACAAGTTATGCTTTTACTAGTTCCGAGTTATGTACGCTCctttgaaatttcgtatagTACAGACCGACTTGCCTGCAGATCTGTCCTGAAACGTAAGATCTATAACTGACTGATATGCACTGCAAGTAGGCTCGTTCATTCCTCAAGTTCACAGTACATAAATTCCATTAAGCTGGACGCATAGAATTTCAGAGTCTCGTCGAGCATACCGTGACCGTGAAGAGGTCCTTGAACAGTTGCAGccaaattatttctttttcattttccttttagaaatttaaattttttgacaaaCTGATCGTTTTCATAGTATGTGTGTAAATGAACAAACTCAACAAACGTGAGCTTGGGATGAAGAAAttagattttacaaaatcatCACCAGTCTAAATTACTTACCGTATTTTAACTTTAACTTAgtcttaaacatttcaatctaCATGTGTGATCTAACTactttttatacagaaaaaattaatgtttttaacGACCGTATTGGatctatgaaattttataaacttGTAAGCCTACGTCAAAATTACCTTCACCGTTACTCAGAAGACTTATTtactaaataaattgttacattAGAATGAGAAACGGATAATCAGTTGTTGTCGACAGCAACGACAAGAAAATAAATGCAATGAAAGAATTTGTGTGAAGCACCAGGcataaaattgaacaaatgaagtaatagatttaataaATGTAACACTATACgtttgccgtttctaaaaggtaaAGAGTATGATCAGTATGACGATTAGACACGACGAGAAAGACtatgaaaatgtgtgaaaagaTTATCCTTAGTGCAGCGTTGGAACACTTTCAATTTGTCACTAtttcgaattgaaaaaatttatcggTTTTGTCAAACAGATTCGAAAGTAATTTTCTTACAGAAGATTAACTCATTGTCTTTGCATCCTAGTCAATAGCACAATAGAatatttcgtaaaataatttagttttGGCGATACTTAAATTAACGAAGCTTCCGGCTTGGCTTCTCCGTATAAAGCTCGGCATTTTCGCCTTAAGCTCGGCATTTCCGCCTTAAGCTAGGCTTTTCCGTCTAGAGCTCGGCTTTTCCGTCTAGAGCTCGGCTTTTCCGCCTTAAACTCGGCTTTTCCGTCTAAAGTTCGGCTTCTTCATCTAATTCTCGGCTTTTCTGTCTAGAGCTCGGCTTTTCCACCTTAATTTCGGCTTTTCCGTCTAAAGATTGCCTTTTCAGTCGAAAGCTCGACTTTTTCGTCTAAAGATTGGCGTTTGAGTCGAATGCTCGACTTTTCCGTCTAAAGCTCAGATTTTCATTCTTAAACAAACCTGATATTCTGTGACCAGGACATTCTGTAATGGTCACCAATTTTCAGGTTTACAGTTACTTCAGATCAggctaaaaattaaaaaaagggtCAACCCTTGGGTTCTGCTAATTCAAGGTCAGATCAGGCTGGGCAATGGAACCATAAAATACAAGGAAAAGCATCGACAAAAATTCAACGTCTCTTACGAAATATTCTACGATAACAGCTCACAACTTTGTCCTTTTTCGACAGTATTTGCTCGGTTCATCAAATAATCTTTTCTACACGATATCTCATAGACTTGATTGGCAAAAGTTGTGGCATTTTCACATCCACTTTTGATCTAGTGTTGATATGTTGAGTGGACGGACAGTCTGCgctcaataaaatatttctcaatttttgtaattttaccaTTTCTAAACGGCATTCAGACTTTCACAAACGGCTAACGTTTTGCAGTAAAAGAAATAAGCGATAGGCTACGactaattaaatcaaaaacaaatgaagtaaaagattttatgtaaAGCACTAATCAACCaaaggaagtaaaagattcaatcATTATAACGCGTATACGCTCGCTGTTTCTGAGAGGCCGAATAATAGACAGAGTAAAtgagtaaaaaaatattgttttcgcACATAATGTTTATAATCAGTGAATGTAAAAgagaaaatcaatgaaaaaactGCTCACCTGAACCTGATACAATGGAAGGACAGAAATGTTTGTCCTAACCAAATGATTTTTACTTGGCTTCcgcaaataacaattttagtCTTACAAACATGTTGCACAAAAGGTGGAGAAGGAGaggataaaaaaatatttaaatgattcaCCGTACCTTAAGGTCTTAAGgcacaatatttttgatggAAAAGATTTAACtaactttgaaaaattgttcttCGAAAGAAAAATCTATTGTCTAATCGATgtcaaccattttttttttattaaatatttttaatacaaaactTCAGGGTGTTTCCATTGAGTAGTTCATAATCCGTACGTCCTAGTACAATTTCATCTTCCCAATTCTTACTGACGATGCAAGGactattttttgtaaaaacaatttccaaatttttctgatttttacaatttttttcgaattgatGTTGTGGAAATTCGTAGAACCATTGCTTCATCTTGGCTGCTTATCGTGGCGACGGAAATGAAAGCAGAACCAACACCAAAAGATGCACAagaccaacgcacttcaagcatgagtgatactctaaatagaggACAGAAAATGGACAGTGTATCTTACAACTGTAAGGcactgtaaaaacattttcatgtaaaatgaagtactttctgcagctgaccaTTATGATCaatcatgcttgaagtgcgttgacaagacataaaattgtaatgcttagtttcctcttaccaaaaaagtactccgtgtgagagacaaaattgaattttttcaattttttctttgtttatttgacagtttgttCTCTCACGGCACTCTcatggagtactttttgttgagtggagtggaCACTTAAATACGaaagtaaaaacaacaaacaaaatatccaaattatcCGAATTTTAGTTGAACTCAAACATTTTGgcgcaatttttttgaaatttgaacaTTTCTTCTGCTCAAGGCTGCCTTGCCAATTCTTTGTAGTAACAGATTGTGACTTGGAACCCGAAATTGCCTTCACCATTTATGTGGAAACGTGGATTACTGGATAAGGTTGCCATTAGTTCTATATCTGTAAGTACGTAACCAGCTAGTTCCCAAGTGTAAGTATGACAAGAGGAGATTCGTTTTTATATCAACAATTTCATTTGGGAGAGATAAAGGATAGAGGGCAAATTCACTGAAAAACATAAGAAATACACAAAAGATTCGttcaaaagtttatttaatcGGTAAATAGCTCAATCGAAGCCAATTACAAATCTCATCCAACATATTATGCATCTGTTGCCTCTCCTGTCCCGCTTCCAATCGAGTTATCTACCTTCAgcttcgttttctttttcgaacgACCTGACGTCGGCCTCGGAGGTTTCAAATGAACTTTCCTATGACCTCGCAGCGATGCCTGCTGGGCGAATCGCCTGCCGCAAATTGGGCATGAATACGGTTGTTCTCCGGTCTGAAATTACAGTTGACAATGCATGTGAATCGAAGTAAAGCGGGAAATTTTAAACTGTGTACAGAAGCACTGAATCACTTACATGCGTTCGCTCGTGTTCGACGCGTgtataatttgttttgaaacttTTCTCACAGAAATTACAATTCCACGGCTTCGTTATACCGACATGCAGCAGCTTGTGTCTGGTCAATTGATCTTCTTTAAAAAAGTGCTTTGGACATTGATCGCATTGGAACCGGTGAGAGTGAGTGACAGTGACGGGTAACTAACGAAGAGACACAATAGATCATCTTTTTAGTGCGTTTGaaacaaggttctgaaagaacaggttaagacacccacgatgGCGGGTGACacccaaggctgtatactttggggaggtcacgcagatcgccattttattagatacgcatgaacacaccttttccatacaaacaaattcaccgaaattgagtttgtatggcgtggtgaattttttgtatgaaacgtggtgtgtaacccgcctATCTGCATTTTTCTACGAAAATTCcgaatattgtttttttaagTTGCCGTTTTCATATCAACTTTGtagccgttgacgcaatttgtgtgtcaccgccttcgtgatcaactcagagttgtctcaACCTGTTCGTTCAGAACCTTGGCTTGATTTGCCATCCACGTACGTTAAGAAATGCTATCTATGTTttaaaaaatctcatacaaatgatgaatgaacgaaactaATGTACGTAAGTACTGTAACTTGCAGATCGTATCCATGATTTTGCATTCGTTCAATCCACCGTAAAATTCGTCGAacttttcgttaaaaatttcGTGGACAAAACGAAAAGTTCGCGAATAGTTACTCCACCTCCATTGCAATATACTTACGTGGGTTTTCAAGTGATCGGAAAGATGACGCTTTTGGATGAACGCTTTGCCGCAAACCATACATTTATGTGGTCGAGGTAGAGTACCAGCATGGTTTCTCAAACTGTTAAGTAacaattcattattttgttgtaaacgcgattaattttcacaacaaatttACTGTCTCCTGCACTTTGTCTtggtggaaaatgttttaccgcATTCGTCACATTTAAACGGTTTTCCGGTGTGGACTCGATAATGGACGATCAAATTCCGTTTATTCATCAGTTTGGCTCCGCACAGATGGcatagaaatttgttttcgtcGTGCTCTTTCGTATGGGCAGTCAGTTCGCCTGTTGGGCATGAAGGCATTTCAGTTACAGTTTAAATCTACATTGAGACACTAAGATTGTGGAATTAATCTGGGACATTTAGCAAATTGTGGTGAATTTTAGGGAACATTGAGGTGACACTTTGGAGAGGACTCGACTAATGGGTTTAGAGTCCTCGCCAATCACAATATGGCGACATCAAAGGTATCACTATTGAAAGTAGGAAAATTTACTCGAAACCTGTCCGAAAAGGAACTGAACGACCGAAACGTTTCACCCTTCACATACTTACTTTCTTTGCCAAACTGCGCCGCACAAATAACACATTTGTATTTTCCAGTCTGGGTTGTCTTCGTGTTCATTAAACTGTCCAACGTTTCACGTAGGCTGAGTGGAGGTCGTTTCTGTGTGTGCGTGTGTGTGAAATAGAAAAATCAGTAAAATCTCTCAAACCCATCCGGCAAAATCTCAATACGTACATGCTCTTCCACATGCTTCTTATAATGAATCTTCATAACAAATACTTTCGGAcattttttgcacttgtaCTTCTTTGCGCTCGGGTTGTTGTGCCTGTTGGAATGTTGTTCCCGGAACTTGTGAGTTACGAACCCCACACCACACAAATCACAACGATGGTAGTGCTCGCCGAGATGAAAATTCAAGTGACGAACCATATTGCTGCTGTCGGCAACATATTTTCCGCACAGTGGACAGGTCGTCGATTTTCCGGTTGTTGTGTGGTATAACTTGTAGTGATACACCAAGTGACCTGCAACGTCGCAACAATTGTTAGCATTACCGATGATGGCTCTCTTTGTTTCAAAACCGCGTTCGTGTTACCGGCCAGTTGCGTTGTCTTGTGACACACATAGCACTCGTAAGATTCGGGACGTGGTAAGTCAATTGTACGTTTGACAGTCGATTTTGATGGTTTCCGGAATGAGTGGTAACACGTAAAGTGATACGTCAGTCTACCTGCAATATCAGAGGAATCAGAATTAGCGTCCACGTTACCAATGTGTTCCTGGGCGTCTTGTTATACCAGCCGTTTTAAAAGTTTTGTGGCAAAAGTAGCACTCGAACGATTGTGGAGGTTTCATCGATTTTGTTGCCCTTGCCGCCATCAGTGGCACCATCGCTTGAATGTTATCCTTTCTCACACTACTTTTCACCC
This window of the Bradysia coprophila strain Holo2 unplaced genomic scaffold, BU_Bcop_v1 contig_324, whole genome shotgun sequence genome carries:
- the LOC119079417 gene encoding lysophospholipid acyltransferase 1, yielding METLKIGMNDGQYDGSKRFLWLADLCGLSVDLINFLLSQVLALFLASFFRSFLHPTKVPSGIRHIYGLSIGLCLGYFCFGQQAIHIAGLPALCYIVIRTQNPQIVQRVVLVVSMLYLSCIHLHRLFYDYGSATVDITGPLMIITQKVTTLAFSIHDGVYRDESELSKTQQYHAVRQLPSALEYFAYVLHFQGLMAGPLVFYRDYIEFIEGSHILRHTPSSNGNLDQNLNSKKIIMEPSPMKAVVKKVIGSLICAFVYMKFVTVYPIDALKDKEFSTGTSFLYKMWFIMTSTTVTRFKYYHAWLLADAICNNSGLGFNGYDKDGNVKWDLISNINVVSFELATNVRDAINNWNLGTNRWLRNVVYDRVPKQYGTYLVFALSALWHGFYPGYYITFAYMALVVTAARTARKLFRYRFQDTAFKRRFYDILTILITRVFMGYTTFPFVLLELQSSIRLFVDVYGCLHLVALFVNIVLPKLLQGEKRSNSLKASTEQTKTVDSAGPVDACDINETTKTTSSTDKLNDFNRTNGMNGNKVLDSKNGVNVRATMNGANDMNNLSYMIREKIDCETRNIENFIDKTVDKTVTGIVELKDDLMSYGNDDQIYMNADGLRQRNVDRKSDNENFIRKEIEALNNAVQQNNVLPAVLSNGHAK
- the LOC119079418 gene encoding gastrula zinc finger protein XlCGF57.1-like; translated protein: MVLRISTALIPHRKQFISANKHADETLKNWYDRLKDLAVPCDYGMHSEAFILNQFICGLDALILEYFGTEQTDLSVNDVFDLTKSVEPVDVVNEPEDVKQVLVSIKSEEVYISEDEQHYNDNTFSSSEDDEQGTANELNNARPTDTKTEENGVKSSVRKDNIQAMVPLMAARATKSMKPPQSFECYFCHKTFKTAGRLTYHFTCYHSFRKPSKSTVKRTIDLPRPESYECYVCHKTTQLAGHLVYHYKLYHTTTGKSTTCPLCGKYVADSSNMVRHLNFHLGEHYHRCDLCGVGFVTHKFREQHSNRHNNPSAKKYKCKKCPKVFVMKIHYKKHVEEHKRPPLSLRETLDSLMNTKTTQTGKYKCVICAAQFGKESELTAHTKEHDENKFLCHLCGAKLMNKRNLIVHYRVHTGKPFKCDECGKTFSTKTKCRRHLRNHAGTLPRPHKCMVCGKAFIQKRHLSDHLKTHLPVTVTHSHRFQCDQCPKHFFKEDQLTRHKLLHVGITKPWNCNFCEKSFKTNYTRVEHERTHTGEQPYSCPICGRRFAQQASLRGHRKVHLKPPRPTSGRSKKKTKLKVDNSIGSGTGEATDA